tttgTAATGTTCTAAATATCATTTGGCGGCAAGAATACCCGGGCACATGTACAATTTTAGCTCCAACGGCGCCAAGCCAAAAAGTCCACCATCGTAAATTGACCGAATGACCCATCAAGGTGTTTGCCGATTGCACAGAACCATTCTTCCACCAGGTGCCATCCGAAGGGCATGTTAGTAATTTGACACACAAGAAATACTTAATCCCCACCGCACGCCCACCCCTACCCCACAGTTCGCCAAATCCGCTCCCCATTCCCCTTTCGCCTCCACTGCCGCCGGCGACCGCTTCACCTCCTCCACCGCAGGCCACCGCTTCACCTCCTCCACCGCCGGCCACGACTGTCCTTCCTCTTCCACATCCACGGTCAGTCACGACCCCACCCCCACTGTCGGCCAAGAACCCCCTCCTCCCCACCATCCGCCTCCACCGAACCCTAGAACACGCCGTCACCTCCTCCACAGCCGAGCAAGACTCCCTCTTCCGCATCCACCGCAGGTCACCACCCCATCCGACTATCGGCCAAGACTCCCCCTCCCCCCTCACCTTCCACTCCACCGAACCCTAGAACCCCGACCATGGGGAAGAAGACGGCAGGGAAGAAACACCGAGGAGGCAAGACAGCAGTAGCAGGTATAACCCCTCCCCATGCCGTTAATATTCTCTGTTTTTGCTTGTGATTCTGGTTCTAATACTGTACTGCTAGTTTTCTGGTTCTAGTAAATACTGCAATGGCCAAATCGATAGTGCTTCTGGTTCTGGCCAAATTGATAGTGCTTGATttaaatacacactgaacatttttatGGTGCTAGTGCTTCTGGCCAAATTGATAGCGCTTGATTTAAATTGATAGTGCTTCTGGTTCTAATACAATATACAAATTGATAGTGCTTCTGGTTCTACTAAATACTGCAATGGCCAAATGCCTCTGGGTTTTGCCAATACTGAAGAATACCAAAGTATTTGTATAGTGTTGTATTTCTTGCCCACAAGTTCTAATACTGTGGTTTCTTAATAGTATGGTTTTCTAAATATTGTGCATCCAAACACAGCCGAATAAGATCCTTGTGCTTCCAAGTGTAGATTTGGTTCCCGTATTGATGCAAACTCAATAAAAAACAGTAATTTGTTATTACTCTTATGCACATAGTAATTCGTGTTTACATCTGTACTCGTCTTAGAATGACCACTACATCCTATGGAAGTGTCACACCTCAAAAAGTTCATGAGGAACAATGCAAGGCTGCAATCACTTGGACTACCTACATTATCAACATTGTTTGCAAACAAAGCTGTCATTTCACCTGAAAAAGAAAGCCCGAGCATACTTGTGATGAATCTGAAGCTGAGTACCATCCTAACGAGGAGGATACCAGTGAAGGAGACTTGTCTGATGATAGTTTAATAGATGAGAGGGAAGTACTGCAAGACTTAAAGTCCACACCATCTCCTAGCTCAAAGTTGAAGGTGCTAAAATCCTTCGACTAGTCATTCCTAGATATGTTGCTTGTTTGCTATTGCAGCAGAATTTTTGTTACACTTTGTTGATTTAACCATGTTTTCATTTCTATCAGGGGTTGAACGACTGTAAGAAGACCAGCGAGGAAACTAATAAGAAAATATCTACTGCCATGGCCCCTGGTGGAATCAAGCCTCGGCCTCCTAAAAGAATTCATGCGGAGCTTCCAACGAATGCGTGAGTCACAAGGTCGAACAAAATACTATTACTAGATGCTGATGCAAGTCCTCAAAGTGAAGGGGTGTCAGATCCTAAACATCAAACACCAATTGCAATCCATAAGCCAACTGTTTctgtgcctgaagctgaagaaacCGTTCCCAACTTTGATAACCGCACACATGGTGTTGAAGGCAAGTTGTACTATCATTCTAATGTTCTGTCTTATGGTTCATTAGCCCTATTCATTAACTTTGATTGCAAGATGAGCATACTCTCACTAGATGTATTCTTTTTAATAGATGGCGCCCGTGCCCATTCTGATGATGACTACTGGATGAGCAATGGATCTGATCTCATTGCCCGTCATGATGATGGCAACCATATGGACTTCAAAACTGGTGGTAGTGCCGAACCTTGTCAGCAAACACAATCTGAACCTGACAATGACACTCAAGGCATGTTATAAAATCCAAAATATTTCTAGCATGTTATTTGAGTTACAATAGTGGTGCTTTTTGTTAAACTGAACTAATAATTGGTGGAGCTTAAAACAGTTCTCTAAAATTAGACTGAAGTTATGAGCTTAATTCATCTTGTTCCAGTTACTGATTTTGAAAGATGTTCTCCATTTATCAGTGCACTTTTCTACTTCCTAATTTTCATTGATATATGTATACATTCTGATTTACCTTCTTGAAGGGCCACGATCCTATGAGGAGACAAGGGAAAGAGGGGTCAATATTGGAAAAGGCCTGGAAAGGATCAGTCGACGTCGGGGGGGGGCAAGCTGCTTGTCATTCCAGAAGGGAGGTTAAGGCCGGAGACACCTCTTCTTGCTACAAAGTTTGCAACCGAATGCAATGTCACAGTCAGAGGCCATGTGCCCGTGTTTAAACGCTGGAAGGATTACAAGGACCCAGGCGGAAATGTCCGAGAAGGGATCTTCCAGAACTTTGTAGGAAAAGTTGGTGTAAGTACATGATCCAACCCTTTCTCAGTCAAATGGCTAGTAACCTGTCAATTTTGTGCTATTTTTATTATGTGCAATCATGATTCTTACACATGTTCTTTCATCTGACTAGAACAAATTTGAGATGGACGTAAAAGCTGTGCCCGTTAGGAAGGCTTGTACGCAAATGCTGAAAGGTGCAATTCGCCAACAACGATACAGGCTCAAGCAGAAGTATTTTGATCCTTTCCCACTCAATTTGGTGACGGAAACTTCTCCAGTCTGCTCGATGACTGATGACCAGTGGAATGAGCTTGTTGAAAGCTGGAAGGATCCCCAAAAATGGTACATTTCTTCTTGGAGACAAATATTATTTTGTCGTTGCCAACCACCCTTATTATTGTTTCTTGTACTTCAGTACTGAACGCAACACTCCACTACATCCTGTATTAGCTAGTAGCATCAAAATTGGATGGTTCTAACCCATTACTCATGAGTCAGAGGTCCTGCAAGTTaccagacttacatttaggaaataATAAAATTCAATATATATGTAAAACAAAAACATTATGACTTATTCACTTCTTTGTGTGCTTGTCAATTAGCATTGTCATCCATATATTGATTATGAGAACTCAATGTATGATCGAAATGTCTACTCTGATGTAATACACTACCATAAAGCTCCTGATCTGGAAGTACTTGAAAACAACCTTTTGTACACTATAGCTCATATTTTAGCATGAGGTTGTCTGTCAAAAGATCAATCAATTAAAGTTGCAATGTTATTGTGTGAACATCATGAACCTCTGAAATGTCGGGGTGTGTATATAAGATGAATCCTTCTCGAATGTTTATTTGTTTCCATAATAACTCTTGAATAAATGCATTTAGCTAACCAAATCACTGATCCATGCAGAAGATATGTGGAATTAACAAAAATAACCGTGCTCAAGTCAAGTTTCACCACACTACTGGTTCGCGCAGCTAGCCCGTGCACTGTGATAACCTGCTAAGTCAAACATGTGTCTGGGGATGTGCAAATAGTTTATGTGACAGTAACCGGCAATTGTTTTTATGAGATTTTTCTGCCTGGTCTTCATAAATGTTATTGACCATAAGTTCATGTAAACCTCACCATTGCAGCCAATACATGTCTTTTGCACTTAAGTACATTAAGTACGATAGTTTCTTAGTTTGCTAGCAGTAATGAATATAACTGCTCCCTTGCCTACAGCCAATACATGTCTTTTGCACTTAATGGTATCTCATCATGAATAAATGAATAAAGTATAGTTCAATATTGGTACTATACATGTTGTTTCTTCACAAATGTTAGCTTGATGCCTATATGTTGTTTTCAGGGAGACAAATACAAGGAGAAAGAACCCACTGCAGTGGATTTATTCAAAGAGTGCCACTACAGCAGCAAAAAGAAAGGCTACACACCGATGCTGTGCAAGCTGCAATTGTAAGTCAGCTTTCAAAGATCACCAACCATCAAAATGTTAACCTTTTGCCATAGATCCAGTAGTAGGATAATAAGTAATTGCCAAATATACTTGTTATTTTTTGTCATTGTGCTAAAATACTAGCTGTGTTCTGTCCTTGTGCTATAATACTTGCCACCTTTTGTCCTTGTGTAAAGTACTTGCTATTTTATGTCCTTGTGCTAAAATACTTGTTGTCCTTGGCCTACAGTACTTGCACCATACATGTAGTGACTAGAGTATAATTACATGTCTACATCTGTACATGGAAATGTGGCATACATATAGGCAAAACCTATTTGTCTCATGTTTTGCTCACCGTGTTCATTTGCTTGCATGGCTAGGATGAAATGGAAGAGAAAGCTACTCAACCTACAAAAGATGGCCAACAATCCAACTCTGCAACCAAGGCTGTGGCTGAAGTTCTTACTAAGCACACTAAGAAGCCAATGTTTCTTAAGCATGTGGGGGTCCAGCACGTGCATGAGAGATCCAGTCGTAGCGACCGTAAGGCAGAACAGGAAGCGCAGAAGAGGGGAAATGCTGAGCTTCGGGCCCTTGTTGAAACCTTGAACAATAAGTTACAGGAATCAGAAGAAGCAAGGATCAGGCAAGAAGAAGAAAGGACCAAGTAAGAAGAGGAGAACAGGAAAAAGCAAGCTGAGCTGGAAGCTAAATTAGACTTTTTACTAAATCAGATTCATCCAAGATAAGCTCATGAGTAAGTTGTTTGTCCAAGCAAAATTCTGCTAGAAGCTATGAATGTGGTGGAACCTGCCTTCTGCTATATGTTATTTTGTAGTGCAAACTGCTTATGATGTTGCTGGATGCAAACTAAGTATTTTGCTGGCAGATGGAAGTTGTGTTGGATGTGTTATGTTTGATGGTTAGCAGATTTGGACATGGAAGTTTATTTATGTTGGATCAGTACTTATCTTACTGTAATGCTGGAGTTTAATTTGTGTTTGTGATGATGTGCATCTGTTCTGTCTATTTTACATTGTTGTTGTACCAAAAGAAAGTTCTTCATTGTGGTGGACCAAAATTTGTTTTTGAGCATTAATGGGCTAGATTTGGTACAGTGTAAATGGACTGAGAAACAGCATACTGGACCATCAGAAACAGGCTAACAGATAGAAGTTTTTTTAAAATATGGGCCCGACAAAAATTAACGGGCCAAACAATCCGGTATGTCTTATTATTTTCCGGATATTCGACCTGGCTCGACAAATTAACTGGGCCAAAATTATAGGCCCAAATGGTAGAGGCCCAGATGAAGCCACATCAGATCCACGTGGATGCCACGCAATAAATCATGGCATGCAGATCGGTGACGGATCTGTCCGTCACCGAAACCCGGGACTGGGGCAGGCCGAGCGGGGCCGGGGGCCTGATCAGTGACGGCTAAGCATTTCTGTCACGGAGTGTGCTGGTGGCAAATTATGACGCGTGATACATGACAGATTCTTAATCCGTCACGGAGGACAAGGCCTGATGGTTTTGTACACTGTTGTGACGGTTTATAtctatcacggagggcctctacatcaactccatggcccctccgatgatgtgtgaatagtttacctcagaccttcgagtccatagttattagctagatggcttcttctctctctttggatcccaatacaaagttctactcgattctcttggagatctattcgatgtaatcttcttttgcggtgtgtttgtcgagatccgatgaattgtgggtttatgatcaagattatctatgaacagtatttgaatcttctctgaattattttatgtatgattggttatctttgcaagtctcttcgaattatcagtttggtttggcctactagattgatctttcttgcaatgggagaagtgcctagctttgggttcaatcttgcggtgctcgatcccagtgacagtaagggaaatgacacgtattgtattgttgccatcgattgataaaaagatggggtttatatcatattgcatgagtttatccctctacatcatgtcattttgcttaaagcgttactctgttcttatgaacttaatactctagatgcatgctggatagcggtcgatgtgtggagtaatagtagaatatgcacgcaggagtcggtctacttgtcacggatgtgatgcctatatacatgatcatacctagtagtatcataattattcgcttttctatcaattgctcgacagtaatttgttcacccaccgtaatacttatgctatcttgagagaagccactagtgaaacctatggccctcgggtctattctccatcatacaagtttccaatctattttattttgcaatctttactttcaatctatatcataaaaataccaaaaatatttatcttattattattatatctatcagatctcactcttgcaagtggccgagaagggattaacaacccctttatcgcgttggttgcgaggttcttatttttgtgtaggtacgaggtgactcgcgcgtgtctcctactggattgataccttggttctaaaaaactgagggaaatacttacgctgctttgctgcatcaccctttcctcttcaagggaaaaccaacgcatgctcaagaggtagcaagaaggatttctggcgccgttgccatggagatctacgccaagtcaagacataccaagtacccatcacaactcttatccttcacattacattatttgccatttgcctctcgttttcctctcccccacttcaccgttgccgttttatgcaccctcttttcctttcgcccttTGTTTCCGTTCGCTTTTTCCTCGCTTgtttgcttatgtgttggattgcttgcttgtcatgatggctcaaggtaatactaaattgtgtgactttgccaataccaacaataatgattttattagcactccgattgctccccaTACCGATGCTGAATGTTGtgagattaatactgctttgctgaatcttgtcatgaaagatctgttttctggccttcctagcgaagatgccgctacccatctaaacaactttgttgatttgtgtgatatgcaaaagaagaaagatgtggataatgatattgttaaacttaagctattttcgttttcacttagagatcgtgctaaagcttggttttcgtctttgcctaaaaatagtattgattcatggaataagtgcaaagatgcttttatctctaagtattttcctcccgctaagatcatctctcttagaaatgatattatgaattttaaacaacttgatcatgagcatgttgcacaatcttgggagagggtgaaattgatgatacgtaattgccctacacatggattgaatttatggatgattatacaatttttttatgccggattgaattttgcttcttgaAAGCGTTTAGATTTGGcctcgggaggcacttttatggaaatcactttaggagaagctactaaactcctagataatattatggttaattattctcaatggcacactgaaagatctactagtaaaaaggtgcatgcaattgaagagattaatgttttgagtggaaagatggatgaacttatcaaattgtttgctaataagagtgctcctactaatCCTAATTATatgtctttgtctactttgattgagaataataatgaatctatggatgtgaaatttGTCGGTAGGAACAATTTTtttaacaacgtgtatagaggtaattttaatcctaggccgtttcctagtaatttctctaataattatggtaattcctacaacaattcttatggaaattataataagacgccctctgattttgaatataatattaaagaatttattagttcacaaaagagtttcaatgctttgattgaagaaaaattgtctaagattgatgagttggctaggaacgtggatagaatttctcttgatgttgattctttgatgctTAGATCTATCCACCTAAGCATTATATTaaggagtctctcaaagccatgagaatttccattgatgagtgcaaagaaagaaccgctaggatgcgtgctaagaaagattgctttgtgtaagcgtgttcttctagttttcatgataataatgatgaagatctaaaagtgattgatgtgtcccctattaaatccttgtttttcaatatgaatcttgataatgatgggactggagatgagtcaactttagtcagaaggcgtcccaaaaattcggagtttttagatcttgatgcaaaaattggtaaaagtgggattgaagaggttaaaactttaaatagcaatgaacccactatcttggatttcaaggaatttaattatgataattgctctttgatagattgtatttccttgttgcaatccctgctaaattctcctcatgcttatagtcaaaataaagcttttactaaacatattgttgatgctttgaggcaatcttatgaataaaaacttgagttggaagtttcgatccctagaaaactttatgatgagtgggaacctacaattaaaattaaaattaaatatcatgaatgctatgctttgtgtgatttgggtgctagtgtttcgacgatcccaaaaactttgtgtgatttgctaggtttccgtgaatttgatgattgttctttaaacttgcaccttgcggattccactattaagaaacctaagggaaaaattaatgatgttattattgttgcaaataggaattatgttcccatagattccattgttcttgatatagattgcaatccttcatgtcctattattcttggtagacctttccttagaacgattggtgcaattattgatatgaaggaagggaatgttagattccaatttccgttaaggaaaggcatggaacacttacctagaaataaaattaaattaccatatgaatctattctgagagccacttatggattg
The Triticum dicoccoides isolate Atlit2015 ecotype Zavitan chromosome 3A, WEW_v2.0, whole genome shotgun sequence genome window above contains:
- the LOC119271437 gene encoding uncharacterized protein LOC119271437, whose protein sequence is MTSGMSLLKAGRIPKNGRQIQGERTHCSGFIQRVPLQQQKERLHTDAVQAAIDEMEEKATQPTKDGQQSNSATKAVAEVLTKHTKKPMFLKHVGVQHVHERSSRSDRKAEQEAQKRGNAELRALVETLNNKLQESEEARIRQEEERTK